One Ooceraea biroi isolate clonal line C1 chromosome 6, Obir_v5.4, whole genome shotgun sequence genomic window carries:
- the LOC105276736 gene encoding transcription elongation factor B polypeptide 3 isoform X1: MSVIDKIRHCQRNLEKCCDDEDRILHYISKLYKLPVTVQHLQETGVGRTVNSLRKYDGNVGDAAKALVFKWKVMVADEDSSDGEEEEACIPDVPEDHSDNRISPKLENTEENMSSLHNQSSELKHMHKYKETKSESFANHSTVHLSKLKSEEEKHEKPEKNRHSSKHHSRNDKKPKESKSNDNSLKLEEANSVTKYSKMDDSKMINDKITEVNKENNKKRKQDSFDSSKKEIKKRKSSTSKSDNEKSQLSVSGKSDSRLNSSNIQIEKIKVKEEPTDKDKQSVKREAEEKSKSSTSSNKSRSKQSSNKTKDSSEKSKYKKEEHTSHKKSDTKKDSSQHSRKELSKSKASSSSSNKDYDKNKDKNQKKERKDDKERDEKKKETKMRLMQEMNGDEGIDCNSGASFAEALGMCTMPQPSRRRHTISPNLNSSKLIKTEPTSPPINNRKLPVIKTEPECDDSPNSLSLLSSNVKLEPLSVDLVSTLPEISPNYKPLPYINPIHRKEEIKVADEIIYVKNQRTKVYSGNKVGYTSVPTLYDMCIRILIENIDALEFTGGVPFDILKPVLERATPDQLFILEHHNPYLMEDTDTLWQFHCNREFKKNVRQEMESWREMYMRCLDEREAKLKTLTANIKQSIDKSVPVRSTKLAYVDNIVKPPRNVLKKQAKYGTANATPATVSSVKKRLAVGGGATNATNIAVPPPPMSRFKASTSNMKKTKAPLMAKALQLIKGRYKR, translated from the exons ATGTCtgttattgataaaattcGGCATTGCCaacgaaatttagagaaatGCTGCGATGATGAGGATCGG ATCTTgcattatatttcaaaattgtaCAAACTACCAGTGACAGTACAGCACCTTCAAGAAACTGGAGTAGGAAGGACTGTGAACAGCTTAAGAAAATATGATGGTAATGTGGGTGATGCCGCTAAGGCTCTAGTGTTTAAATGGAAGGTTATGGTAGCGGATGAAGACAGTAGTgacggagaagaagaagaagcttGTATACCCGATGTTCCTGAAGATCACAGTGATAATCGTATATCACCAAAGTTAGAGAATACAGAAGAAAATATGTCTTCTTTACATAATCAATCATCAGAATTAAAgcatatgcataaatataaagagacTAAAAGTGAGTCCTTTGCAAATCATAGCACGGTGCATTTATCAAAGTTAAAATCTGAGGAAGAGAAGCATGAAAAACCTGAAAAGAATAGACATTCTTCCAAACACCATTCAAGGAATGATAAAAAACCTAAAGAGTCCAAGAGCAATGATAACAGCTTAAAACTGGAAGAAGCCAACAGTGTGACAAAATATAGCAAAATGGATGATTCCAAAATGATTAACGATAAGATAACTGAGGTTAATAAGGAGaataacaagaaaagaaaGCAAGACAGCTTTGATTCCTCCAAAAAGGAaatcaaaaaaagaaagtcaTCAACTAGCAAAAGTGATAATGAAAAATCTCAGTTGTCCGTGTCCGGAAAAAGTGATTCTCGTCTCAACTCTTCCAATATTCAGATAGAGAAAATTAAAGTGAAAGAAGAACCTACTGATAAAGATAAACAGAGTGTTAAACGAGAGGCGGAAGAGAAATCCAAAAGTTCCACTAGTTCCAACAAATCTAGGTCAAAGCAGTCgagtaataaaacaaaggaCAGCAGTGAAaagtcaaaatataaaaaggagGAACACACAAGTCACAAAAAATCTGATACGAAGAAGGATTCCAGTCAACATTCTAGGAAGGAACTTTCCAAATCGAAAGCTTCCAGTTCTTCTAGCAATAAAGATTATGATAAGAATAAGGACAAGAATCAGAAGAAAGAGCGCAAGGACGATAAGGAAAGagacgaaaagaagaaagagacaaagatgAGATTAATGCAAGAAATGAATGGCGATGAGGGAATAGATTGTAATTCTG GTGCAAGCTTTGCAGAAGCACTCGGTATGTGCACCATGCCTCAGCCATCAAGAAGACGTCACACTATCTCACCCAATCTGAATTCCAGTAAGCTCATCAAAACAGAGCCGACGTCGCCGCCAATTAATAACAGAAAACTGCCAGTGATTAAGACCGAGCCAGAATGTGATGACAGTccaaac TCACTATCACTTTTGTCATCCAATGTGAAGCTCGAACCATTGAGCGTGGATCTAGTGTCTACATTACCTGAAATTAGCCCGAATTACAAACCATTGCCCTATATTAATCCTATTCATCgcaaagaagaaattaaagttGCTGATGAAATCATTTACGTAAAAAATCAAAG GACAAAGGTATACTCTGGTAACAAAGTCGGTTATACGAGTGTACCGACGTTGTACGATATGTGTATTAGAATATtgatagaaaatattgatg cGCTCGAATTCACCGGTGGCGTACCATTTGACATCCTCAAGCCCGTACTGGAACGTGCTACACCTGATCAGTTGTTCATACTAGAGCATCACAATCCATATCTTATGGAAGACACAGACACGCTATGGCAGTTTCATTGTAATCGAGAGTTCAAGAAGAACGTAAGACAGGAAATGGAATCGTGGCGCGAAATGTACATG CGTTGCTTAGATGAGAGAGAGGCAAAACTGAAGACACTCACCGCAAACATCAAGCAATCAATTGACAAGTCCGTCCCAGTGAGGTCCACGAAACTCGCGTACGTGGACAACATCGTGAAACCACCACGGAACGTGTTAAAAAAACAGGCGAAATACGGCACAGCTAATGCCACACCTGCTACTGTGTCCAGTGTAAAGAAACGATTAGCAGTCGGTGGTGGTGCAACTAATGCGACGAATATCGCTGTGCCACCACCGCCAATGTCTCGATTTAAAGCATCAA CATCCAACATGAAGAAAACTAAAGCGCCGCTCATGGCAAAGGCATTGCAGTTAATAAAAGGACGTTACAAGCGGTAG
- the LOC105276738 gene encoding KH domain-containing protein akap-1 — protein MNSPIHVQLVKWTVPAVAFVIALFWYRRRRLDRSELERNDPGGDAELSHENNAVLSDCKEIDTGRHNSNVQEETSQSSISHNCAEEEEEELTRIPTKISESTETYMRQNCTSSLENSMNAHYTDMFIVPSCKLDNTDTQITDVFQGGNEQILYYETQQPSQEEYVANEYEYEDSQQEKEYIEDTINTQEHGYERDSANHSPVSGVLEDAVTPDETQSEGSMDSGKGGSINENRKNNVVLNTYDFAIPQHLVGRLIGRHGSFLHSIRTKTNVAIYVHDHPYDGDHKICSIQGNADEIDVTLKMIRQKFPEKKFPQVTLAEISTVPEIITDTIPYVPSLLALSLIDGVNNDISVSHIVKPNWLFVNLPTHPTYLSLRNLESEMLQYYGLPDPLAVPDVVKKGDYVAVFWNDRWVRAFIQKTNSKGVHIIRLIDHGGYWVFKKHEIKPLLSNHLLLPFQAIEIFLANIQAKNGVWLPTAYELVSNICRTSGIGQAQVEGYIDSNVYTNIYYTFNNYGVFSLADELIAKGYAEPIAWEHTQPEKIEAEKIEDRRPQ, from the exons ATGAACTCTCCAATTCATGTGCAACTAGTAAAATGGACGGTGCCGGCGGTGGCTTTCGTCATCGCTCTCTTTTGGTACAGACGTCGTCGATTAGATAGATCTGAACTTGAGCGGAATGATCCAGGAGGAGACGCGGAACTAAGTCATGAAAACAATGCAGTTTTAAGTGATTGCAAGGAAATTGACACAGGACGTCACAATTCGAACGTTCAGGAGGAAACCAGCCAATCTTCGATCAGTCATAATTgtgcagaagaagaagaagaagagctaACTCGCATCCCAACGAAGATAAGCGAGAGCACGGAGACATATATGAGACAAAACTGCACGTCTAGTTTAGAAAACAGTATGAACGCGCACTACACAGATATGTTCATCGTGCCGTCCTGCAAATTAGACAACACCGATACACAGATCACGGATGTATTTCAAGGTGGAAACGAGCAGATCTTGTATTATGAGACGCAACAGCCGTCCCAGGAAGAATATGTTGCAAATGAATACGAGTACGAAGATAGTCAGCAAGAGAAAGAATACATTGAGGATACCATTAATACTCAGGAACATGGTTACGAAAGGGACTCGGCGAATCACAGCCCAGTTTCAGGAGTTCTGGAAGATGCAGTCACTCCGGATGAAACGCAGAGTGAAGGAAGCATGGACAGTGGAAAAG GTGGAAGTATCAACGAAAATAGGAAAAACAATGTCGTATTGAACACATACGACTTTGCCATACCGCAACATTTAGTAGGGAGATTAATCGGTCGTCACGGTAGCTTTTTACACAGCATCCGCACAAAGACGAACGTCGCCATATACGTGCATGATCATCCTTACGATGGCGATCATAAAATTTGCTCGATACAGGGCAATGCAGATGAAATTGATGTTACCCTTAAGATGATAAGACAAAAATTTCCAGAGAAGAAGTTTCCGCAGGTGACACTGGCGGAGATCTCAACAGTACCCGAAATAATAACTGATACCATACCATACGTACCAAGTTTGCTAGCTTTATCCTTAATCGATGGCGTTAATAATGACATTAGCGTCTCTCATATTGTGAAGCCAAACTGGCTTTTCGTTAATCTTCCGACTCATCCGACATATCTCTCTTTGCGAAATTTGGAGAGTGAAATGTTGCAATATTATGGCCTTCCAGATCCGTTAGCAGTACCGGACGTTGTAAAAA AGGGTGATTATGTAGCTGTGTTTTGGAACGATAGATGGGTTAGAGCATTTATACAAAAGACAAATTCAAAGGGAGTACATATAATACGACTAATCGATCACGGTGGCTATTGGGTATTTAAGAAGCATGAAATTAAACCACTGCTGTCTAATCATTTGCTATTACCCTTCCAAGCGATTGAAATCTTCTTAGCAAATATTCAGGCAAAGAATG gtGTATGGTTGCCTACCGCTTATGAATTGGTAAGCAATATCTGCAGAACGTCCGGAATCGGGCAAGCCCAAGTTGAAGGCTACATAGACAGTAATGTTTATactaacatttattatactttcaaCAATTATGGA GTATTTTCCCTCGCTGACGAATTAATAGCGAAAGGATATGCGGAACCTATAGCATGGGAACACACGCAGCCAGAAAAAATCGAGGCCGAAAAAATTGAAGATAGACGTCCTCAATGA
- the LOC105276737 gene encoding transmembrane protein 19, whose product MISLGNRKDSKRSHVLMPVVLSACAIPISMLFWIVNVTYSIIWPDTVNSTEEYSVISPWRWLVAVIIPCLFLFWGLRRKSVDTTGAILGLFMGFILTLSSFAHLSAIVTFFVTGSKVTKFRAAQKRKFEADFKEGGQRNWIQVLCNGGMAMQLALLYLLDIGSGERPIDFDKEYRSSWLSVGILGTFACCNGDTWASELGTVTGTGDPFLITTRKRVPRGTNGGVSWIGLFFSTLGGVVVGLSYYIVVLNTVDTAVLQVAAPQWPIIVVAGFGGLFGSLLDSLLGATLQYSGVDEAGVIVEKPGKGVRHICGKQILDNHSVNLLSSIGIALILPRIANIFWP is encoded by the exons ATGATCTCTCTTGGAAATCGCAAAGACAGTAAACGTTCTCACGTTTTAATGCCGGTAGTACTGAGTGCCTGCGCCATTCCGATTTCGATGCTCTTCTGGATAGTCAACGTGACATACTCGATAATATGGCCAGATACCGTAAACTCCACGGAAG AATATTCAGTCATATCACCATGGAGATGGTTGGTCGCAGTCATAATACCATGTTTGTTCTTGTTTTGGGGTTTACGCAGGAAAAGTGTGGACACCACCGGTGCAATTCTTG GCCTCTTTATGGGTTTTATCTTGACGCTCTCGAGCTTTGCTCATTTGTCGGCTATCGTGACGTTCTTTGTCACGGGGTCGAAGGTGACCAAATTTCGAGCTGCCCAAAAAAGGAAATTCGAAGCTGACTTCAAAGAGGGTGGCCAGCGGAACTGGATACAAGTATTATGTAACGGTGGGATGGCTATGCAACTGGCTCTACTGTATCTACTGGATATTGGCAGTGGTGAACGACCCATCGACTTCGACAAAGAATACCGAAGTTCGTGGTTGTCCGTTGGGATATTAG GAACGTTTGCGTGTTGCAACGGTGATACGTGGGCTTCCGAATTAGGTACGGTAACCGGCACGGGTGATCCTTTCCTCATTACGACGAGAAAAAGAGTACCAAGAG GAACGAATGGAGGTGTCTCATGgataggtctgttcttttctaCTCTCGGTGGTGTAGTAGTTGGGCTTTCCTATTACATCGTGGTGTTAAATACCGTTGACACGGCTGTACTACAAGTAGCAGCACCGCAGTGGCCCATCATAGTGGTCGCGGGCTTTGGAGGTCTCTTTGGCAGCCTTCTGGATTCCCTTCTCGGTGCAACTTTACAATATTCAG GAGTGGATGAGGCAGGTGTCATAGTAGAGAAACCGGGGAAGGGCGTACGGCACATCTGTGGTAAACAGATCCTGGATAATCACAGTGTCAATCTTCTCTCTAGCATTGGTATTGCTCTTATTCTTCCGAGAATAGCCAATATTTTCTGgccataa
- the LOC105276736 gene encoding transcription elongation factor B polypeptide 3 isoform X2: MVADEDSSDGEEEEACIPDVPEDHSDNRISPKLENTEENMSSLHNQSSELKHMHKYKETKSESFANHSTVHLSKLKSEEEKHEKPEKNRHSSKHHSRNDKKPKESKSNDNSLKLEEANSVTKYSKMDDSKMINDKITEVNKENNKKRKQDSFDSSKKEIKKRKSSTSKSDNEKSQLSVSGKSDSRLNSSNIQIEKIKVKEEPTDKDKQSVKREAEEKSKSSTSSNKSRSKQSSNKTKDSSEKSKYKKEEHTSHKKSDTKKDSSQHSRKELSKSKASSSSSNKDYDKNKDKNQKKERKDDKERDEKKKETKMRLMQEMNGDEGIDCNSGASFAEALGMCTMPQPSRRRHTISPNLNSSKLIKTEPTSPPINNRKLPVIKTEPECDDSPNSLSLLSSNVKLEPLSVDLVSTLPEISPNYKPLPYINPIHRKEEIKVADEIIYVKNQRTKVYSGNKVGYTSVPTLYDMCIRILIENIDALEFTGGVPFDILKPVLERATPDQLFILEHHNPYLMEDTDTLWQFHCNREFKKNVRQEMESWREMYMRCLDEREAKLKTLTANIKQSIDKSVPVRSTKLAYVDNIVKPPRNVLKKQAKYGTANATPATVSSVKKRLAVGGGATNATNIAVPPPPMSRFKASTSNMKKTKAPLMAKALQLIKGRYKR; encoded by the exons ATGGTAGCGGATGAAGACAGTAGTgacggagaagaagaagaagcttGTATACCCGATGTTCCTGAAGATCACAGTGATAATCGTATATCACCAAAGTTAGAGAATACAGAAGAAAATATGTCTTCTTTACATAATCAATCATCAGAATTAAAgcatatgcataaatataaagagacTAAAAGTGAGTCCTTTGCAAATCATAGCACGGTGCATTTATCAAAGTTAAAATCTGAGGAAGAGAAGCATGAAAAACCTGAAAAGAATAGACATTCTTCCAAACACCATTCAAGGAATGATAAAAAACCTAAAGAGTCCAAGAGCAATGATAACAGCTTAAAACTGGAAGAAGCCAACAGTGTGACAAAATATAGCAAAATGGATGATTCCAAAATGATTAACGATAAGATAACTGAGGTTAATAAGGAGaataacaagaaaagaaaGCAAGACAGCTTTGATTCCTCCAAAAAGGAaatcaaaaaaagaaagtcaTCAACTAGCAAAAGTGATAATGAAAAATCTCAGTTGTCCGTGTCCGGAAAAAGTGATTCTCGTCTCAACTCTTCCAATATTCAGATAGAGAAAATTAAAGTGAAAGAAGAACCTACTGATAAAGATAAACAGAGTGTTAAACGAGAGGCGGAAGAGAAATCCAAAAGTTCCACTAGTTCCAACAAATCTAGGTCAAAGCAGTCgagtaataaaacaaaggaCAGCAGTGAAaagtcaaaatataaaaaggagGAACACACAAGTCACAAAAAATCTGATACGAAGAAGGATTCCAGTCAACATTCTAGGAAGGAACTTTCCAAATCGAAAGCTTCCAGTTCTTCTAGCAATAAAGATTATGATAAGAATAAGGACAAGAATCAGAAGAAAGAGCGCAAGGACGATAAGGAAAGagacgaaaagaagaaagagacaaagatgAGATTAATGCAAGAAATGAATGGCGATGAGGGAATAGATTGTAATTCTG GTGCAAGCTTTGCAGAAGCACTCGGTATGTGCACCATGCCTCAGCCATCAAGAAGACGTCACACTATCTCACCCAATCTGAATTCCAGTAAGCTCATCAAAACAGAGCCGACGTCGCCGCCAATTAATAACAGAAAACTGCCAGTGATTAAGACCGAGCCAGAATGTGATGACAGTccaaac TCACTATCACTTTTGTCATCCAATGTGAAGCTCGAACCATTGAGCGTGGATCTAGTGTCTACATTACCTGAAATTAGCCCGAATTACAAACCATTGCCCTATATTAATCCTATTCATCgcaaagaagaaattaaagttGCTGATGAAATCATTTACGTAAAAAATCAAAG GACAAAGGTATACTCTGGTAACAAAGTCGGTTATACGAGTGTACCGACGTTGTACGATATGTGTATTAGAATATtgatagaaaatattgatg cGCTCGAATTCACCGGTGGCGTACCATTTGACATCCTCAAGCCCGTACTGGAACGTGCTACACCTGATCAGTTGTTCATACTAGAGCATCACAATCCATATCTTATGGAAGACACAGACACGCTATGGCAGTTTCATTGTAATCGAGAGTTCAAGAAGAACGTAAGACAGGAAATGGAATCGTGGCGCGAAATGTACATG CGTTGCTTAGATGAGAGAGAGGCAAAACTGAAGACACTCACCGCAAACATCAAGCAATCAATTGACAAGTCCGTCCCAGTGAGGTCCACGAAACTCGCGTACGTGGACAACATCGTGAAACCACCACGGAACGTGTTAAAAAAACAGGCGAAATACGGCACAGCTAATGCCACACCTGCTACTGTGTCCAGTGTAAAGAAACGATTAGCAGTCGGTGGTGGTGCAACTAATGCGACGAATATCGCTGTGCCACCACCGCCAATGTCTCGATTTAAAGCATCAA CATCCAACATGAAGAAAACTAAAGCGCCGCTCATGGCAAAGGCATTGCAGTTAATAAAAGGACGTTACAAGCGGTAG